The following coding sequences are from one Nicotiana tabacum cultivar K326 chromosome 1, ASM71507v2, whole genome shotgun sequence window:
- the LOC107814945 gene encoding uncharacterized protein LOC107814945 has translation MAEPSSNVRLVRCPKCGNLLPELHDFSVYQCGGCGTVLRAKNKGILDDGLSEISDGEKGRAVAGKGEVAMSLDTVSDFDEESSDIQPRRTEGKSHNGRMVSHNRVISGSDDKEVFDDFDKAGEGEQILIGSRLDRFRRENNYGYNECSTSKGKMDHGVRADNYWGKINTVESVGLSVENELKRVRPSMELLGSGPPMDSRYIERSYANGAAARRQGKFSAPPYPSDGPLENDMGSYYGSVNHRRYNGGLDGVARVADLESDKAELLRKINDLKDQLSRTCDVSEKPKDSVPVDARMASTTTINPYSRHDVHNQDSYGANRHPLGPAKNVRERPYTYGQQGNVPYKDPHGSMMADAYPSNNFSHEFLGYRKEHHQQMLRKPPNQTLYQPFPQTYPEHFPGHHMDNFFVPHPHETLFHQSACSCSHCLNQNYHVPAVIQPSGFGSRRSRNGPANPILHHHMTSGGYGPGGYTSEGSHVLNKNYHEGRRLTRSPSDLEPENGGLGHRRYPRGVVVAHRVGRVYQAIAGGAPFITCCSCFELLKLPKKLMMTGKSEKRMRCGACSSTILFEPGSNESGVSIPTQVKPVPAEFAPDSADVPNENLRNEETIPWSDDYDNFNYNCHLADAKLESSSRSHKSNSTEPEKRHNAHSSSFSLSEDELSPESVIVRHDVSHRAEMPLEDDPPPLLDSSRRDHTYGISPKDVVENYSKENMKENTDQERTVLDKSTSRQNSIKDISTAVEMDVSMNEYVGVSMESYQSSKEENLSKNNKGGESFMGFIKRSFGELSRSSQNSENGRSNVFVNGRPIPDRAVKKAEKLAGPIQPGDYWYDYRAGFWGVMGHPCLGVILPNIEEFNYPIPKDCAAGNTGIYVNGRELHQKDLDLLVSRGLPMTRNKSYSIDISGKVVDEHTGEELDGLGKLAPTVERVKHGFGMKVPKQLQSNYVS, from the exons ATGGCAGAACCTTCTTCAAATGTTCGACTGGTTCGTTGTCCAAAGTGTGGAAATCTTCTTCCTGAGCTTCATGACTTTTCTGTTTACCAATGTGGTGGTTGTGGTACTGTTCTTAGAG CAAAAAATAAGGGGATTTTGGATGATGGCTTGTCGGAGATATCAGATGGTGAAAAGGGTAGAGCAGTTGCTGGTAAAGGAGAGGTCGCCATGAGTTTAGATACTGTTTCTGATTTCGATGAGGAAAGTAGTGACATTCAACCGAGGAGGACAGAAGGGAAAAGTCATAATGGAAGAATGGTGTCACATAATCGAGTGATTTCAGGATCCGATGATAAGGAAGTTTTCGATGATTTTGATAAAGCCGGAGAGGGTGAACAAATTTTAATTGGTTCGAGGTTAGATAGGTTTAGAAGAGAGAACAATTATGGTTACAATGAATGTAGTACTTCTAAAGGCAAGATGGATCATGGTGTTAGGGCGGATAATTATTGGGGAAAGATTAATACTGTTGAATCTGTTGGACTCAGTGTTGAAAATGAGCTTAAAAGGGTAAGGCCTTCGATGGAGTTACTAGGTTCAGGACCACCTATGGACAGTCGGTACATTGAAAGATCTTATGCAAATGGTGCAGCTGCCAGAAGGCAAGGGAAGTTCAGTGCTCCTCCGTATCCTAGTGACGGGCCATTAGAAAATGACATGGGTTCTTACTATGGCTCTGTTAACCATAGGAGGTACAACGGTGGTTTGGATGGGGTAGCTAGAGTTGCGGACTTGGAGAGCGATAAAGCCGAGCTCTTAAGGAAGATCAATGACTTAAAGGACCAACTCAGCCGAACTTGTGATGTTTCTGAGAAACCCAAGGATAGTGTTCCTGTTGATGCGAGGATGGCTTCAACAACAACCATTAATCCGTATAGCAGGCACGATGTGCATAACCAGGATTCTTACGGTGCTAACCGGCATCCCCTAGGTCCTGCTAAGAATGTTCGAGAGCGTCCATACACATATGGACAACAAGGAAATGTTCCTTATAAGGATCCACATGGTTCAATGATGGCAGACGCATATCCTTCAAACAACTTTTCTCATGAATTTCTTGGATATAGAAAGGAACATCACCAACAAATGCTCAGAAAGCCTCCCAATCAGACGTTGTATCAGCCTTTTCCCCAAACGTACCCTGAACATTTTCCTGGGCATCACATGGATAACTTCTTCGTACCACATCCGCATGAAACCCTTTTCCACCAGTCTGCATGTTCTTGTTCACATTGCTTGAACCAAAATTATCACGTTCCTGCTGTGATTCAACCCTCTGGTTTTGGCAGCCGAAGGTCACGAAACGGCCCTGCTAATCCCATTTTACATCACCACATGACCTCTGGGGGTTATGGTCCAGGGGGTTATACATCTGAAGGCTCTCATGTCCTTAATAAGAATTATCATGAAGGAAGGCGACTTACAAGAAGTCCGAGTGACCTGGAGCCGGAAAATGGTGGTCTTGGTCATCGGCGTTATCCTAGAGGAGTGGTTGTTGCCCATAGAGTTGGACGTGTATATCAAGCTATAGCAGGTGGTGCCCCTTTCATTACGTGCTGTAGCTGCTTTGAGCTGCTGAAGCTGCCTAAGAAACTAATGATGACAGGAAAGAGTGAGAAGAGAATGAGATGTGGAGCCTGCTCCTCCACAATTCTATTTGAACCTGGTAGCAATGAGTCGGGTGTATCCATTCCTACACAAGTTAAACCAGTGCCTGCTGAGTTTGCTCCTGATTCAGCTGATGTGCCAAATGAGAATTTGAGGAATGAGGAGACGATCCCTTGGTCTGATGATTATGATAACTTTAACTATAACTGCCATTTGGCCGATGCTAAGCTCGAGTCATCTTCGAGGAGTCATAAATCAAATTCCACTGAACCTGAGAAGAGGCATAATGCTCATTCCTCATCATTTAGTCTTTCTGAAGATGAGCTAAGCCCAGAGAGCGTGATTGTTAGACATGACGTTTCTCATCGTGCTGAAATGCCCCTTGAAGATGATCCGCCACCACTCCTAGATTCATCTCGAAGGGACCATACTTATGGTATTTCTCCCAAAGATGTGGTAGAAAACTACAGCAAGGAGAACATGAAAGAAAACACTGATCAAGAGAGGACCGTACTTGATAAAAGTACCTCTAGGCAGAATTCTATTAAAGATATATCTACGGCAGTTGAAATGGATGTCTCGATGAATGAATATGTAGGTGTATCTATGGAATCATATCAATCAAGCAAAGAGGAAAATTTGTCTAAAAACAACAAGGGAGGTGAGTCCTTCATGGGTTTTATTAAAAGGAGCTTTGGAGAATTATCAAGGTCTAGTCAAAATTCAGAGAATGGAAGATCAAATGTGTTTGTCAATGGAAGACCGATACCAGATCGTGCTGTTAAGAAGGCAGAGAAGTTAGCAGGGCCCATTCAACCAGGAGATTATTG GTATGACTACCGAGCTGGCTTTTGGGGCGTGATGGGCCATCCCTGCCTTGGCGTCATTCTG CCAAATATTGAAGAGTTTAATTATCCAATCCCAAAAGATTGTGCTGCTGGGAATACAGGGATTTACGTGAATGGACGCGAGCTCCATCAGAAAGATTTAGATCTACTGGTGAGCAGAGGTCTCCCTATGACACGAAATAAGTCCTATTCCATTGATATCTCAGGAAAAGTTGTTGATGAACACACTGGTGAAGAACTTGATGGCCTTGGCAAACTTGCCCCAAC GGTTGAGAGAGTAAAGCATGGATTTGGTATGAAAGTCCCAAAGCAATTGCAGAGCAATTATGTTAGTTGA